The sequence below is a genomic window from Coffea arabica cultivar ET-39 chromosome 8e, Coffea Arabica ET-39 HiFi, whole genome shotgun sequence.
GCAGAGAAGCATAAGGAGGCATGTGAAAAGATGCGAGAGAAACACCaagaattgaaaagaaaatgtggagAACTGTACGATCAATTGGAACACATGAGAAATCCTTATACCAGAGAATCCAAAGATGTTGTAATACATAGGTTGCAAAGGTTTAATGACTTTGTACGAGACCGTCTTTGAGAAATGATgtaaataatatttataaaattgaaaatttggaaatttgaaaTGACTTTTCTTTTGTGCAAAATGGTGGTCAAAAGCAGGTTTGATAAACGGGTCCCActtcgaaggtgttgcatcatgttaggcttacccttggcataaaaagagCTCCTCAATAAGACATGCATCcaaattactttaatttttattaatttgctttttttttcttttttttcgtcAGTAGTTAATTAAGAGGGGAAtctaaataggatttttcctaaaTCTTCAAGTAATTGCAAACATAGCTACACAAAGAAACCCCATCATTACACGATCACGCAGCTGAGTtttgagaaataatataaacaTGAATGCACATCCTAAATCATCCGATAGGTCTGCAGCGACGTCATTAGCCGACCTTGCAAATCTGGGAGCTCAATTGAGCGAAGTGTTAAACAAATTCAGTGAGTTAAGTATGGAGATGACTGCACAACGACGCGTGATTGATCAGTTGGTTACTGGTAGCAGCAGTGGTGTCTAGCATGATCCCCTGCATGCTAGTCAAACTGAACCGCAACCACTACCCATACCCCGTATTCAAACCCCTTTTGCTCCATATTTCGTAAATCCACCTGAGGAATCTTTTACCTATCCCACTCATAGCCTACCACATTCCAAATCAGTTCTCCTCACACTCAAGTTCTTCAAAATCATCCACCTGTTAGTCTGAACATGCCACTTGAACCTTAAGTACCATATCATTATTCCACTGCGAAACCATTCACGCTAGACACCGCTGCACAAGAAAAAGTTAAAGTAGGAGAATCCTCCGCACCAATTGACAAGAATCTGTTAAAGAGGTTGGATCGGTTTGATGAGTTCATGAGGAAGAACCAAGGCTTGAGCAAATAAGGAGGTTTGGACTATAATGAATTGTGCCTGTTTCCTGATATGCAGTTGCATGTGGATTTTAAAACacctaaatttaacaagtatgacGGAACGAGCAATCCTATGACATATCTCCGAATGTTTGCAAACAAATTAGGAAAGCTAGTAGATGACGAGAATTTGCCAGTTCGATTGTTTCCCGAAAGTTTAGAAGGTGATGCACTGAATTGGTACTCCAATTTGAAGTCTAATGAGATAAGGACATGGTTGGATTTGTCAACCGCTTTTGTAAGacaatatgagtataattgcAAGTTTACTCGACGAGGACCACACTTCAGGGGACTAAAAGGAATCCATCTGAGGATCACAAGACCTATGCAAAGCAATGGAGGAAATTGGCTGCCAAGGTTGAACCTCCTatgaatgaagaagaaattgatcGTACGTTTATCAAAACTCATGACTCgccatgttttgagaaaatttttcgCATAACTGGATTCTCATTTGCAGCAATTATTAACAAATTGGAGGAGTATGATGAGTTCGTAAAAGtgggaaagattgttaatgtgtcagTTCTGAAATCGCAATTAGAAGTTTTGTAAAATAAAAGCAACAGTAGCAAGAAATCTCAgttcaaaaagaaagatgggGAAGCTGCATTTGTTTGGGACCAACACCTTTTTTTCCAACCTAAATACCAACAATATCCCATCCATCCATCTCGTTACTCATACCATCCACGTCCTCGACCTGTTTTTCATACCATTATTAATCATTTTCGACCccgaccaaattacccaaatACACAACGACACCGTTTCATATTTCTCAATCTAATTTTCAAATTAGACATTGCCCTTCTTATAATCCAAGACTTGCTTCACCAGCCAATCagaactacaactatcaaccaacTAACGATACCCAAAATCCAACCTCATACAGAACTTTCACCAATCTAGGTCGATCCATTGATCAGTTATATGAACAACTCAAAGCCGCAGGAAATATTGATACGATACCTCCTAAAGTCTATTCTAGAAGATTTTCCCTTGGTTATGATCCACAATCTttttgtgcttatcattctggagctcctGGACATTCTACTACCAATTTTTGGGGTACTTAAgtataaaattcaagacatgattgaggccAGAGACATAATTTTAAGAAGGAGAGATGAATAAAGGCTGAGTGTTAGCAAGAATCCTCTTCCTACACACAAGGATACTGTTGGAGTTATTACTATTGACGAGGAGATTAAGGAATCTACTCAATACATTGTAGATGAAACTAGGTAATATGGGTCATTAGAGAACCATTCATACTGGAAGAAGAAACCTCCGAGGTCAAGAAAAATGCTGATCCTTTTATTTTAGATGTGATACCTTTTGAATATGAGCCTTCAGAACTTGTGGTACTCGAATTGCCTGAACAAGCGCCTGTTCTTAACCTACAAGAAGTTTCATGAAATTATAGTGAGTCTATTTTATTGATTGGAGGAGAAGAAATGCCAAAGAAGGAGGTGACAGCCGTCACTAGATCTGGAAGAATCATAAGTGAACATGTAGTTAACGAgccatcaaaagaaaagaaaaatgtctAGCTAACAAGACCAGCTGTGACTAAAAAAGAGGCATTCAATTTCCTTAGAATGTTGAAGAAAAGTGAGTATAAAGTGATCAAATAATTGGATAAAATGCCCGCTCACATTTCTATGTTGAATCTGCTCTTAATTTCAGAATTTCATAGAGAAGCTCTACTCAAGATGTTAACTGAGACTCAAGTGCTTAAGAGTATTTAGGTTGACAAATTCACCCATATAGTCAAACATGTTTTGGTTTCAAATCAGATTTCTTTTTCTGATGAGAATTTAACTTCTGAGGGAATTGGACATAACAGAGCATTGTATATCTCAGTTTGTTGTAATGAGAAGTTGTTGCCGAGAGTTTTAATAGACAACGGATCTACTTTGAATAtctgtccatggaatactttgGTTAAATTGAAATTTCAAGAAGCTAAACTTCGGCCGTCTGCAACTATGGTGAGGGGATTTGATGGCACAAAAAGAGAATCAACGGGAGAAATGGACTTAGTACTGGAAATAGGACCTGCCCAATTCTAAGTCATGTGCCAAGTCAGGAATTTCTCAAGTGTTTATAATATTCTATTTGGATGACCTTGGATTCACGATTTGAGTGCTATATCATCTTCGCTCCATCAGATATTGAGATTTCTAGTGAATGACCAATTAATCACAGTGTTTGCAGAGGATGATTGTACTATGATCGTCGATTTCGGACCAAATGAGGAAGATGGTAGAAAAGCTTTGGTTTCTTCCCACCATGTGGCTGATATCGTTTCAGTAGGTTGGGTATCTAAAAACAAGTCAGTGGTGGGAATGAATTTGCCAGAAACCAGCGTTATGATGGCTAAAGAAATTATTCAAGGAGGATAGGAAATAGGCAAGGGTCTCGGGCATAACTTACAGGGAATACTGGAACCAATAGAGATTCAAGGAAAGAAGGACACCTTTGGACTAGAGTTTCAACCTACTTCTACGGACAAGAAAGAAATGCTGGATCACAAGAGAgtggaaaaggaaggaaaacaaGTTGTCAGGAGTATCCCACCATTACATTACACTTTTTCCCATCCAACGGAAGTAATTAGAACTGAATTGGACCAGATCGATGAGGTGGATATCGGTTTGTCTAAACTGTTCGTGGGGGTTACTTATGAGGGTGAACCGTCGGAGAATCCAGAATTTTCAAAGGTCTCCAGGGAAGTAATGAAGAATTGGACCATTTATTTTCTTCCCTCTCGAGCTATGAAAGAAATCATTTGCATTGTTCATCTTTTGGCTTTcagttttataaataattttGAATCAAATGTCTTTGCAATACAAGTCTTATGATCAAGTAGTGTATCTTTTGTTAAGTAACGCATTATGACGTTTTGTCctttatttgaaatttaatgAAATACACAGTGTTCatttttcaattgttttacttatGCATTGTTGTAtctatttcattctttttcagatggccaaaaataaaatgcattgaccctttggatatcactatttCAAAATTTGATGACTACAATCTCGATATCTCTCACGAATTCAAAATTATAGAATCGAAAATTCAAGACAAGAGCGATAACGAGGAAGAATTTGAGTCTTTGTTAAAGAATCTTgaacaatatgaagagaaatcaAAACCTAACTTAGAAGAAACAGAAATCATTAATATTGGCACTGAGATCGACGTCAAGAAGATAAAAATTAGCATTCATTTGAATAAAAAGCAGAAAAAAGAGATgattgaattcttgaccatgttTAAAGATTTGTTTCCTTGGTCCTATGATGACATCACGTGTATTTCGACAGATATAGTGGTTCACAAATTGCCAATGGACCCAAATTTTTCACCGGTGAAACAGAAACCTTGCAAATTTAAACCGGACATAAGTCTCAAAATCAAGGAGCAAATTGAGAAGCAACTCAATGCCAGGATTATCATGATATCTCATTATCCTATTTGACTTTCAAATCCAGTCCCCGTCCCGAAGAAAAGTGGAAAGGTAAGGGTATGTGTTGACTACCGAGATTTGATCAAGACTAGTCCGAAAGATGATTTTTCCTTGCCAAACATACATATCTTTTTGGACAATACCGTTGGGAATGAGATCAAGTCTTTTGGCGATTGTTTTTTCGGATACCATCAAATTCTAATGACAGAAGAGGATAGAGAAAAAACTACCTTAATCACTCCATGGGGAACATTTTGTTACTGAGTGATGCCGTTCGAATTGAAAAATGCTGGAGTTACTTATCAAAGGACCATGACTACTTTGTTCCACGATATGATTCATAAGGAGATGAAagtttatgtggatgacatcataatcaaaCCCAAGAAAGCGGAGAatcatttggttgatttgaaaaagttatttgaaagatTGAGAAGAtataatttgaaattaaatCTTGTGAAGTGCGCTTTCGAGGCTCCTATCGACAAATTATTGGGATTCATTGTCAGTAAAAaaggcatagagatagatccgaCAAAGATTAAAGCAATTCGTAAAATGCCCGTGCCAAAAACAGAAAAGGATATGAAgagtttcttggaaaaaattaatttcattGGCAGGTTCATTGCTCAATTGACTTCTACATGTGAGCCTTTGTTTAAATTATTGAAGAAGAATGTACCATTGTATTGGAGTGAAGAATGCCAGCAAGCTTTTGATAAGATCAAGAATTACTTGTTGCACCCTCCAATTTTAGTGCCTCTCAAGCCGGATCGACCTTTGATCATTTACCTGTCTGTGATCGACGAGACTGTGGGATGTGTTTTGGGGCAACATGATGATTCTGGAAAAAAGGGGCAAGTCATTTATTGTCTTAGTAAGAAGTTCACACCTCACGAGGCAAAATACTCATTTCTTGAAAAGAGTTGTTGTGCCTTGACTTGGGCAGCTCAGAAACTGAGGCATTATTTGCTTAGTCACACCACCTATCTTATCTCTCGTTCAAATCCTTTGAAGTACCTACTGGAGAAATCAATGCCAACCGGACGCATGGCTAAATGGCAAATGATCCTTTCTGAATTCGATATCATCTTCACCACGCAAAAGGCAATCAAGGGGCAGGCTATAGCAGATCATTTGGCTGAAAATCTAAGAAAAGATGATTATCAACTGCTTCACACTTATTTTTTGAATGAGGAGGTCCTGTTTGTTGGTACAACGAAAGATATGAATGAACAATGCCCTGAGTGGAGACTATTCTTTAATGGTAGTGCTTCAAATTCTTTCGAAGTTGGGATCGGAGCTATTCTAGTACCGCCTGAAGGAAAACATTATCCTGGTTTCGCTAAACTGTGATTTTTCTGCACTAACAatatggctgaatatgaaactTGTATTTTTGGATTAAAAATGGCATTGGAGATGGAGATCAAGAATTTAAAAGTGTTCAGTGAATTCGATCTGCTCGTGCATCAAACGTTCAAAGAATGGATAACTCgagattcaaaaattttgtcATATCATTGCAATTTATTAGATTTGGCAAACAAATTCAGAAGTTTGGAGTTCCGGCATATTCCATGTACTCGAAATAGTTTTGCTGATACTTTGGCCACTTTATCTTCAATGATTCAACATCTAGATGAGTTGGTGATTAACCTATCCAGATTCAATTACAAGAAAAGTCTGCACATTGTCTGGTTATGAAAAATTCTTCTGATAGTCATCCCTGGAGCAGCGATATcaaggaatttctcaaaatcggGTCCTATCCTCCGGGTGCTGATATGACTGCTAAAAGTTTCTTGTGCAAATTATCATCCAAGTTTTTCTTAAACGGAGTGATGGTATATAAAAGGACGTCAGACTTGGGCCTTCTAAGATGCgttgatgaagatgaaacagATTATTTAATGAAAGAAATGCACAATGGTGTATGTGGATCATATATGAATGGGCATTTATTGGCAAAGAAGATCATGAGGACAGGATATTTTTGGCTTACTATGAAGCATGATTATGTAGATTTTGTCAGAAAATGCATTAAATGTCTGTTGCTGGAGATGTTATGCACACTTTCTCCACAGAATTACACAGTATGACTGCTCTCTGACCATGTTTAATGTGGGGTATAGATGTAATTGGAACCATTgatcctcctgcttcaaatAGGTATCGATTTATTTTGGTGGCAATTGAATATTTTACCAAATGGGTCGAAAATGAGTCTTACTAGCATGTGACTAAGAAGATGGTGACAGATTTTCTAAGGAAACACATCGTTTGTCATTTTGGCGTGCTAGAGACATTAATCACCGACAATACAAAGAATCTTAACAATGATATGATGGATGGATTATGCGAACAATTCAAAATTAGGCATCAGAATTCTACTATTTATAGACCAtagatgaatggagctgtggAGACAGCGAATAAGAACTTGAAAAAGATAATCCGTAAAATGATCGAAAGACATCGTGATTGGCACGAAAAACTCCCCTATGCATTAATGGCATATAGAACTTCTATTCAAATTTCTATTGCGGCAACGCCTTACAACCTTATGTACGGAATGGAAGCAATTTTGCCAGTTGAGGTCGAAATTCCCTCATTGCGCATAATAATGGAGACCAAACTAGATGAAACTAATTGGATTAAACAACATCATGAACAGTTATTTTTGATTGATGAGAAAAGGTTAAATGCCatttgtcatggtcagtgctatcaaaAGAGAATGGCCCATGCTTACAACAAGAAGGTCAAACAGCGACTATTCGAAGAAGGAGACAAAGTGTTGAAACGAATTTTGCCAACGCAAGAGGAGGCCAAAGGCAAGTTTGCACCAAGTTGGCAGGGCCCTTCTATCGTCAAGAAGGTATTGCCTGGTGGAGTACTTATTCTcacagaaatggatggacgagTTTTCTCTCAACCGATCAATTCggatatgtgtaagaaatttttcatctgataaatggaagtttcctttcagggttaatgcgaagaatggaatgaaagtcagACCTTCTTCATTTCCAAtgaaacattctatccctagttttcccttttgaattttcagaataaattatttcgtttggcaacccctgaggatcgcaaaccccacactggggcaagtttgagttgaaaaaaaagaaaagaaaagtctcaagaggtgaaaagtgatagaagaataaaaggaaaagaaaattaaagaaaagaatctcagttgagaataaattggggTAATTTTAGTTTAATCCTAAATAGGGTTAATATGAAAATGCGATTTCAGGTGATTTAAACACTTATAAAATCTGTCTTCAAACCTTAACATTTTCATAGTACCTCACCTGACCACATTATGAAAAactgaaagtcctgacttccgtTCTTTGCATCACctcttttaggaaattttctaatcacaTGGCAAATGATGTTTACGTGCATTCACCAAAATcttacaaaggaaggatcaccttACTGATGCTAGAAATTTTGAATACATATCTAGATTGATAAGAGTTGAAATGGACACTATTCTTcaagtgaaaacccgaaaggacaccttataaaaaagagaaaaaaataaaaagagaaaaaaaagaaactggagaaatgatgaaagaaaaagcaaaaaagtggGGGTAGCtttagtgaaaacccgaaagggcgctaaGGTAAGGTTTTATGAGAAAAAGTGAGCTTGGAATTGAATGGCCGGTGactcaattcatttgaattTCTCTTTACGTTATAGTTTTGTTGCCAGCATTGAACTCCGGAGGGACGGTATCTAAAGGGTCAAACGTGGTATTTTGTTTGAGATCAATGAGTTTTGGTTCATCAAACATAAACTTTTGAGTTTACAGGCTCATTTCTCAAAGGtcaattttctttcaataaagGTAAATGGTTGTTTTCATGTTACTggaattttcatcatttttgtgtaaataaaatattttttcatgTGTTTCATGTCTCATTTATCTCATTGGGTTTATCAAATGGCAATCCCTATGATTTATTGAAAGTACCTGAATACCAAATGTCATATTTGATCAGCGTTGGAAGTTATGAAAACTTGATACAGTTCGCAGAGTAAAGTTGAGTTTTTGCTACATCGGGGAATAACGTTCAAATACTCATatttacacatttcttgaaaGTGGGATTGATTAAATAGTGGTGGCATTATCTGTCATTATAATTATTCCTCTTTTGCAGGTCCAAAGGTCCAATaacatcacactggggcaaatctttttAGAAGAGTCATCTATCTCCATCAAAATCTTCGAAGTTTTACAAAAGGCATTatgtaataattttttaatttcatgGCAGGCtcgagttttatcccactgaccaatttttTGGCAGGTtcgaattttatcccactgattaATTGTTACGGCAGGTtttgattttatcccactgacatTTATATGTTTGCTTGTTTCAGTTCGCGGCAAGATAATAGgtaggtatttggtgtctacgttttTGTCTTGAGTTTtttcgaaactcagacaaagaggggtaAGTTGTAGAtaccaaaatttttattttatttttatttttatttttatttaaccaAAGTTCACAAAATGATAGTTAGCTATTTTTATTAAATTAGGTtcatcattttttaaaacatttttttgcattaaatttatacaaaaagaaaaatttcataactaaaaatttcaatatttttaatcttttcaaattcaatttttttaaaataaaatgaaaatttgcaaggCAAATCTCAAATAGGAATTTAACATTTTATGTTTACTCTAAATTTGCCttgaaaactaaaaagaaagaaaaaagaaataggtGGAATGCATGCAAGATAGCTAAGTGGATTGAGTGAATATTAGCCatgtatttttgtcttttgacTAACACAACACTTGCTAGAGATTAGGTGGCAACAACAGTTGTGGAGTTGGGATGAGAAATctagaaaagaaaggagaaaaccAGAGAGCTTCGAAcacaagaggaaaagaaagaaagaaagaaaaaaagaaagaaaaaaaggaaaaaaagagaaaaacaagagaaagaaagaaggggaAGAGAATCTGGAGAATCAGAGAGAAAAAACAGAAAGacaaatgaaaggaaaaggaaagacaaaagagagaaaagagggaggagagaaaatttttccagaattttttttagGTTCATGCTGGTTTGTCGTCAATTTGGGAGGCAATCTTCTCAACTAAATTGGCTTCTTCTTGGATGTTTTAAGAGATCTGGGATATCTACAGAAGAAGAGGTTTAACTTTTGTTCAGAAACATTTTCGAAATAACATTGGGAAGACATCAAATCAGGGTTCAAAAGCAGGAGCTTGTCATTCCTTACAATTTTCTGGAGCTGCGTGTCAGAGGAAAttttcactatttttttttcacattctCTTGGGCTTATTTCTCGTTCAAAAACACTTGTTGGGATAGAGGTAATCCAACTGTATCCCTTATTCATGGTAAACTTTCATTAATCCTCATTTTTGCTTCAAGATTGGGTGAGTtttcttttgtggtttattgttTTATAGTTCGTGTACCCATAGTTGTGACTGATGTTGATGATTTCTTATGAATTCGACATTCTGCCCTTGCTAGTAGATCCTTTATAATAGTTGAGTCTATCAGGACTCTTAGAAGGAGACCGAGAGtttgctgcaacaagcttgAAGTTCTTGGCTTGTTGCAACAATGTTGAcagatccatttttcttttattattgtgTTATAGTGGTTGTCATCTTTCATGTGTTTGGTTTGCTGTTGATGGAATGGTTCTGTTTTAAAGAGGGCCGTGAGTGGAATCATTTAATACCTTCCAAAAGATTGCAGATTGCAATCTTATCAGATTCCATGTTTATTATCAAAGCAAGCTATTCTTTGTAATCTTCTAGTCCTCCCATCATGTGGTTGCCTTGCATTTCATTGGTTTGCTTACTGTTTGGAAGGGATATCATGTGCAAGTCTACCTTTAATTATAAAGGAATGATTTGTGATGTAGCATCAGGATTTAATACGACAAGTCTCTTGCAACAGTGTAAATCTGCACTTTGGAAATGTCAATTGCTCTAACTGAAGTTTATGCTCATGCTCAGTCGTTCCAGTTATAGTATTTGTTCGGTATTTGTATAGCCTCTCTCTATTTCTCTTATCTTGAGTTCAGTGTTTGGTAATGGGGTGAGTTTGTAATGTTGAAATAATTTTCCTTGCAAAAAgttttaaaccagaaatttggaAGGAACCTAAGGTTTTGATGTTTCCTTGTTCTTTCTCTTGCGTTTTTGTTATGCTTTTGGATTCTACCAATTCAAGTCGTTGGGGCTAAATTCCATTCAAGTTGAAGTTGTATTGATGGAAAGTGACTTCATGAAGTTTTGTGTCTTTGCTTTATGAGTTTAGATTCATCTAtcaatttcatgaaaatgattTGTTTTGTTTAGAAATCACTTTGCTCATAAATAAAATGGTCAAAATAATAGTGCTGATTTTCTTTAATATGTTTGCAAATCTTCATGAGTTAACTCAAGTTTTATCAAAAGAATTTCAAGTGAACTCGTTAAGTTTAGATTTTGGATGCTTCATGATTTAGTGAATTAAGGTGATGGCTTTTGAATCATTAATTTGCATTTTTGTTTGATAAGTTAAATTGTTCAACTATATTTAACTACATGCTTGGTTTAAATGGCATttaatttgtaaaattttaggAACCTTGAGTTGATTTCAAATAATTTGTTTCGTGTttatcaattaaattggtgcattgaccatttggttatttttg
It includes:
- the LOC113704519 gene encoding uncharacterized protein, translating into MNGAVETANKNLKKIIRKMIERHRDWHEKLPYALMAYRTSIQISIAATPYNLMYGMEAILPVEVEIPSLRIIMETKLDETNWIKQHHEQLFLIDEKRLNAICHGQCYQKRMAHAYNKKVKQRLFEEGDKVLKRILPTQEEAKGKFAPSWQGPSIVKKSKMSKSCCQLERCGGGGGGEAEVDGLAEVEGPISPCSV